The Erythrobacter aurantius genome includes a window with the following:
- the queA gene encoding tRNA preQ1(34) S-adenosylmethionine ribosyltransferase-isomerase QueA, which translates to MRVDLFDFDLPQELIALRPVRPRDAARMLLVRGQEAAFEDKGVLDLPGLLEPGDVLVFNDTRVIPAQLEGRRAGGEARIGATLHKRIDLRRWQAFVRNAKRVKEGDQIVFGGGVTAIAEARHGDGSITLFFEGEEPVEVLLDRAGTMPLPPYIAQRRGVDEQDQQDYQTMFAKEDGAVAAPTASLHFTDRLVAALDARGIKREMLTLHVGAGTFLPVKADDTDDHQMHSEFGRINAATAARLNQARAEGGRIIAVGTTSLRLLESAADENRVIHEFAGDTDIFITPGYTFRAVDGLMTNFHLPKSTLMMLVSALMGRDRMMAAYAHAIAGKYRFYSYGDSSLLLP; encoded by the coding sequence ATGCGTGTTGACCTGTTCGATTTCGACCTTCCGCAAGAGCTGATCGCGCTGCGCCCGGTGCGCCCGCGCGATGCTGCGCGCATGCTGCTGGTGCGCGGGCAGGAAGCTGCTTTCGAAGACAAGGGTGTGCTGGACCTGCCCGGCCTGCTCGAACCGGGCGATGTGCTGGTGTTCAACGATACCCGCGTGATCCCCGCGCAGCTCGAAGGGCGGCGTGCAGGGGGCGAAGCGAGGATCGGCGCGACGCTACACAAACGCATCGACTTGCGCCGTTGGCAGGCATTTGTGCGCAATGCCAAGCGGGTGAAGGAAGGCGACCAGATCGTTTTTGGCGGCGGCGTCACCGCGATTGCCGAAGCGCGCCATGGCGACGGCTCGATCACGCTGTTCTTTGAAGGCGAGGAACCGGTCGAAGTGCTGCTGGACCGCGCCGGAACCATGCCCTTGCCACCCTATATCGCGCAGCGGCGCGGCGTGGATGAGCAGGACCAGCAGGATTACCAGACCATGTTCGCGAAGGAGGACGGCGCGGTTGCCGCACCCACCGCTTCGCTCCATTTCACGGATCGGCTTGTCGCCGCGCTGGATGCACGCGGGATCAAGCGGGAGATGCTGACGCTGCACGTAGGCGCGGGGACGTTCCTTCCGGTGAAGGCGGACGATACCGATGATCACCAGATGCATTCCGAATTTGGCCGTATCAATGCCGCCACTGCCGCGCGGCTCAATCAGGCGCGGGCTGAGGGCGGGCGGATCATCGCAGTGGGCACGACTTCGCTGCGGCTGCTGGAAAGCGCGGCGGATGAAAACCGGGTGATCCACGAATTCGCGGGCGATACCGACATCTTCATCACGCCGGGCTACACCTTCCGCGCGGTGGACGGATTGATGACCAATTTCCACCTGCCCAAATCGACCCTGATGATGCTGGTCAGCGCTTTGATGGGGCGCGATCGGATGATGGCGGCCTACGCCCACGCGATCGCGGGCAAGTATCGCTTCTACTCCTACGGCGATTCTTCCCTGCTTTTGCCATAG
- the coaD gene encoding pantetheine-phosphate adenylyltransferase, with the protein MTRRIGIYPGTFDPITLGHADIIRRGAKLVDHLIIGVTTNPSKNPMFSTEERFAMVEREVKDMGLDNVRVVGFNALLVKFAQNQGASVIIRGLRAVADFEYEYQMAGMNQQLDDNIETVFLMADVSLQPIASKLVKEIAIYGGDITPFVSAPVREEVVARVDQIGRKGDY; encoded by the coding sequence ATGACACGCCGCATCGGGATTTACCCCGGAACCTTTGACCCCATCACTCTGGGACATGCCGATATCATCCGGCGCGGGGCCAAACTGGTCGATCATCTGATAATCGGCGTGACCACTAACCCTTCAAAGAACCCTATGTTCTCGACCGAGGAACGCTTTGCCATGGTGGAGCGCGAAGTGAAGGACATGGGCCTCGACAATGTCAGGGTCGTCGGGTTCAACGCGCTGCTGGTGAAGTTCGCGCAGAATCAGGGCGCCTCGGTGATTATCCGCGGGCTGCGTGCCGTCGCGGATTTCGAATACGAATACCAGATGGCGGGTATGAACCAGCAGCTCGACGACAATATTGAAACCGTGTTCCTCATGGCCGATGTCTCGCTGCAACCGATCGCGTCGAAATTGGTCAAGGAAATCGCGATCTACGGCGGCGACATCACCCCCTTCGTCAGCGCGCCCGTGCGCGAGGAAGTGGTGGCGCGGGTCGACCAGATCGGGCGCAAGGGCGATTATTAA
- a CDS encoding peptidylprolyl isomerase — MLKNTLGAFAALALLTIPATAFAQSDEGDQDTSRDDEVAAKEVDRRTYPDIVYDQSVEPENVWVLDLSNGERVKIRLMKEWAPKHVERIKTLTQQGFYDGIIFHRVIDGFMAQGGDPTGTGQGGSELPDLEEEFNPMPHVRGSVAMARANEENSANSQFFIVFYPRFSLDKRYTNFGRVIENMAAVDAINRGEPPQNPTRILQASLLSDGKPKPVAAPQPQPEAEITADLLNAPLQ, encoded by the coding sequence ATGCTGAAAAACACTCTTGGCGCCTTTGCCGCGCTCGCGCTGCTTACCATTCCTGCCACCGCCTTTGCGCAAAGCGACGAGGGCGATCAGGACACTTCGCGCGATGACGAAGTCGCCGCCAAGGAAGTCGACCGCCGGACCTATCCCGATATCGTCTATGATCAGAGCGTGGAGCCGGAAAACGTCTGGGTGCTTGACCTGTCCAATGGCGAACGGGTGAAAATCCGCTTGATGAAGGAATGGGCTCCCAAGCATGTCGAGCGGATCAAGACGCTGACCCAGCAGGGCTTTTACGACGGCATCATCTTCCACCGCGTGATTGACGGCTTCATGGCGCAGGGCGGCGATCCGACGGGCACCGGGCAGGGCGGATCTGAGCTTCCCGACCTCGAAGAGGAATTCAATCCGATGCCGCATGTGCGCGGCAGCGTGGCGATGGCCCGCGCGAATGAGGAAAACAGCGCCAACAGCCAGTTCTTCATCGTGTTCTATCCGCGTTTCAGCCTCGACAAGCGGTACACCAATTTCGGCCGCGTGATCGAGAACATGGCCGCTGTCGATGCGATCAACCGCGGGGAGCCGCCGCAGAACCCGACGCGCATCCTGCAGGCTTCGCTGCTGAGCGATGGCAAGCCGAAGCCGGTCGCCGCGCCGCAACCGCAGCCCGAAGCGGAAATCACCGCCGATCTGCTGAACGCGCCGCTGCAGTAG